The stretch of DNA ATGGTCGAGTTCGTGTTCCGTTAAACCATTGTCAAACTGTGCTTTGTATATAAAATTAAAAGCATATGTCAACGCTGTATCAAAACCCATTTCCTCTTGCAGACGTCTATGTGCTGCTTCTTCGTACGTTTCGTTCTCGCGCGGGTGACTACAACACGTATTCGTCCACAAGCCTGGCGAATGATATTTATCGGCTGCCCGTTGTTGCAACATCAATTCACCTTTCTTATTGAATATAAAAACCGAAAATGCACGATGCAAAAGCCCTGCTATATGTGCTTGTTGTTTTTCCATTAACCCCACTACTTGATCTTCGGGATTAACCAATACTACCATTTCTTCCATAACCACAAAGGTAGGATTATTCTCCATAAAGCAACTCAATTTCTTTGTGCAAGAAAGATTTTAGCTCGTTATTTTCTAATTCTATCCACAATTTACCATCGGAATCTGTTTTTCTTATCCATCCTAGAAAAACTTTATCGGCGGCTCTAAAAGTCGATAAAACATCTTTTCGGTATAAATAGGTTTGGTAGGTTTGATGTATATCATCGAAATTTTTTTCTTGGATTTGATAAAACCGCGCTTGAAAATCTGCCATTAAGTCAGCCAACAAAGCCAAAAGGTCATACGTTCTGTCTGTTAATAATTTTAATGAACTTGCTTTATGATTACTCTCAAAACGAGTCTGATTCACATTAAGCCCGACCCCAACTACGGTGTACATTTGTTGATCTCGTTGAAAAGATTCGATTAATACTCCTACCAATTTTTTATCGTTCGCAATCACATCATTTGGCCATTTCACCCATACCTGAGGCAAGTATGGAACAAGAAAATCACGCAAAACATTCGCAACCCATTCATTGAGAAAAATAAGCTCTGGATATGAAAGATCGGTTGTGATCGAAAAACTAAACGTAAGGTTTTCCCCAGCATTCGTTTTCCAAGTACTCCCAGCATAACCTTTTCCTTGTGTTTGGTCTTTTGCATAGATGACAACCCAGTCCTTGGCATTTTTTTTGGTTAAATCTAGAAGATAAGAATTGGTACTGGGCAAAGTATCGAAAATATGTAGTTCGTACGACATAAAGAAATTAGAATTGTTTTATGAGGTTAAAGTTATTTTAAATTCTTTTAATCTTACGCTAATTATCACTAAATTTGAAACTTTATATTAAAAATAATAATGATAGACAATCAGTATACGAAAGATTTACTCGATAGTATTGTAGACGGAATATCTAAAGTAAAAGGTGAAGATATTACCATTTTAGATTTACGTGAAATAGAAAACTCATTTTGCGAATATTTTGTTATTTGCAACGGAAACTCTAACACCCAAGTAAATGCCATTGCCGAATCGGTAGAACGATTAGTGAAAACCGAAATGCACGAAAGACCCTTTCATGTAGAAGGTACACAAAATGCTCAATGGATTCTCATTGATTACACCAACGTAATTGTACACATATTCCAAAAAGATGTACGGGAATATTATGATATAGAAAGTCTTTGGGGCGACGCAGTGGAAACACGCATAGAACTGTAAGCAAAACATTAACTAAGAACTTGTCACATTGAAAAACAAAAATACAAAACCAAGTGGAGGATTTAATCCTATGTGGATTTATGGAGTTATTGGGTTGATTTTAATTGGTTTTTTCTTTTACACACCCAATTCTCTCGGAGCTTCCTCAAAAAGTATCGACCATAACACTTTTTTCAAATACCTTAAAGAAGGCTACATAGAGCAAGTAGATCTTGGGTTAGACGATAACTCGGTAAAAGTATATTTATCGAAGGAAGCTTTAGAGTCCGAAAACTTTAAGCAACTAAAAAAATCACAAGACAACAACCTTTCCCTAATGGGGAAATCCCCAGATTTTATCTTTAATGTTGCTGATCCTGGGAATTTCGAAAAAGAATTCAACACCACTCTCAGCGAAAACCCTACCCTAAAAACCAAGCTAAAAACCATTGTTCCTAATGCACTTAGCGGAACCATCTTTACCATAGTATTATGGGTAGGATTATTAGGTTTAATGTACTACTTTCTGTTTAGAAGAATGGGAGGCGGCGCAGGCGGTGGCGGACAAATCTTCAACATCGGGAAGTCGAAAGCCAAACTATTCGATGAAAATGATCAAGTAAAAACCACTTTTAAAGATGTTGCGGGATTAGAAGGAGCAAAAGAAGAAATAGAAGAAATTGTTGATTTCTTAAAAAACCCAACCAAATTCACCAAATTAGGAGGTAAAATACCAAAAGGAGCTCTTTTAGTCGGCCCTCCAGGAACCGGAAAAACCCTACTAGCAAAAGCCGTTGCTGGTGAAGCTAAAGTTCCGTTTTTCTCTCTTTCTGGATCAGATTTCGTCGAAATGTTTGTAGGAGTTGGTGCATCCCGTGTTCGCGATTTGTTTGCCAATGCCAAAGCAAAATCACCTTCAATTATCTTTATAGACGAGATCGATGCCATTGGTCGTGCACGTGGAAAAAACAATTTCACTGGATCAAATGACGAACGAGAGAATACATTAAACCAACTGCTAACCGAAATGGATGGTTTCGGCACCGAATCGAATGTGATTGTAATAGCGGCAACCAACCGTGCCGATATACTAGATAAAGCATTGATGCGCCCTGGACGTTTCGACCGTATAATCCATGTAGATTTACCCGAACTTAATGAGCGTGAAGCCATTTTTAGAGTACATTTGCGCCCTCTAAAATTAGGAGAAGATGTCGATGTAAAATTTTTAGCCAAACAGACTCCAGGTTTCAGCGGTGCAGATATATTTAATGTTTGTAACGAAGCAGCTCTTGTTGCCGCAAGAAAAGGGAAAGATGTTGTAGAGAAACAAGATTTCTTAGATGCAGTTGATAGAATTATAGGCGGTTTAGAAAAGAAAAGCAAAGTCATTAAACCAAGCGAAAAGAAACGTATTGCCTACCACGAAGCAGGTCACGCTACAATCGGGTGGCTGGTAGAGCATGCTGCTCCTTTGGTAAAAGTTACCATTGTACCACGCGGACGTTCTTTGGGTGCTGCATGGTATTTACCAGAAGAAAGGCAGATTACAACAACCGAACAACTCTTAGACGAAATTTGTATGACGATGGGTGGACGTGCTGCCGAAGAAGTAATCTTTGGAAATATCTCAACAGGTGCCTTGAGCGACTTAGAAAAAGTTACCAAACAAGCCTCTGCTATGGTAAGCATTTATGGTCTGAATGAGAAAATTGGTAACATTTCTTATTACGACTCGAGCGGACAAAATGAGTATGGTTTCTCTAAACCTTATAGTGAAGAAACAGCGAAGTTGATTGATAAAGAGGTATCGAACATCATCGAAACCCAGTACGAACGCGCAAAACAAATACTTCGAGTGAACAAAGAAAAACTTGACGAATTAGCCGAAAAATTAATCGAAAAGGAAGTTATTTTCCGAGAAGATTTAGAAGCTATATTTGGAGAACGCCCTTTTGGGGAAACTGATACCATTATCGAAAAAACCAAAGAAGAGCGAAAAAAGGAAGAAGAAGAGTCGAAAGAAGACTCACAGTCTAGAGAAGAAAAAATCGCTGAATAACAGCGATTTTTTTGTAACTTTAGATTTTATTGTTAATTTCGTTCATGATACATATAAAACCAGCACTAGCTGATGTGGAAAGCAATCAAAAAATTCATACAAAAACTCAATCAAACCCCTGTTAACGAAGAAGAAAATGAGCCTGTTGAATTAGTTTTCAAAAAGGAAATATCGGTGGATGAGTTATTTGCCACAAACTTCAATGCTGGTGGCGGACATTTTCTGTATTGCAGTAACCCAACTGAAACCATCGAAAATCTAAAACAAATCATTCAATACGAACGTATTAGGCATTTTGTATGCATTGACGAGTCTTTGCAGAATATGCTAGATCAGCTACAAATCAGCTATCAAATACATCCTACCGAAAACTCTCGTTTCAATTTTCTTAAATGCGAGTATTTGATTGGGTACGATGGAAGTATTATGCTATCATCGGACCAAACAGCAGGACGAAAAATAGAAGATTTCCCAGACAATTTTATCATCTATGCAACTCCCGATCAATTAGTACACAATATTAGTGAGGCTTTACACCGTATACGATCGAACAAATCAGATCGACTGCCTAATAATATTACATGTATTCGTGGAGAAAATATGCATAATTTCGATTCGATACCGAATGCTAAAAACATATATTTGTTGTTGGTAGAAGAATAACTATGAAAAATTTTTTTCCGCGTCTGATTTCGGGTATCGTATATGCTGCAATTATCGTAGTGGGAACCACTTGGCACCCTTATAGTTTGATAGCTCTGATGGGGTTATTTTGCATCCTATGTTTGATTGAATATTGTAAAATCACACAACTCAAAGATCGCCTGTATCAAGGGATGATTTTGATTGGTTTTGGTATTGTTTTTTTCTTATTTGCACGTGACTTTCTATCGGCTTCTAATACGTTGTATGAAACTGATACATTCCCGTTTTTCCTCAATACTATGGCTTTTGCCGGACCGGTTTTGTTTCTATTTTCTATCCTACTATTTTTTTTCAGTCCGCAAGAACTCAACAATGATTTTTCCAAAGCTACCATCGGAATTACCTACCTTGTAGTACCGTTTGCTTTGAGTCTAACGCTTCCGTCTTTTGGCCTGAGTTTGGGTAAAACCACCATGCATTATGAAGTGCTTTTCGTATTTATTCTCTTATGGATTAGTGATTCGATGGCCTACATCGTCGGGAGTCTATTGGGCAAACATCCGATGGCACCCAAAATCTCGCAAGCAAAAAGTTGGGAAGGCTTCGCAGGAGGATTTGTTTCTACAATCCTAGCAGGATATTTTATAGCACAATGGTCACCTGTTCCGTTGCAGGGCAATTGGTTGATTGTAGGAGTTATTGTTGCGATTGCTGCACCTTTGGGAGATTTGACTGAATCGAAACTCAAAAGAACTTTCCAAGTAAAAGATAGTGGCAACATGATTCCTGGGCATGGAGGTTTTTTAGATCGACTAGATAGTTATATCTTTGTCTTACCTATAATCTATACATATTTACTATTAATTAATACTTTATGAAACTACATCGAGAAGGCAGAGTTATTCTTAGTATAGGTTTATTACTCTTTGCTATCCTTAGCTATTTGTTTATTCGTTTTATACCTTCGCCTTTCGGCTATGTGATGGCGTTGGCTCTATGGGTTTTATATGGTTTTATGATTTGGTTTTTTCGCAATCCAGACCGAAGTCATACCGCAGACGAAAAAAGCGTTATTGCGCCTGTAGATGGCAAAGTTGTAGTGATAGAAAAAGTTTTTGAGTCGGAGTTTCTGAAAGAAGAATGCTTACAAGTTTCTATTTTTATGTCGCCGCTCAATGTGCATATAACGCGCTATCCGGTAGATGGAAAAGTAATCTACTCACAATATCATTCTGGTAAATTTTTGGTAGCATATAATCCAAAATCATCAGAACTAAACGAACGCACAACTGTTGTGGTAGAAACTAAAGATGCCCAAAAAATACTTTTCAGACAGGTAGCTGGAGCAGTTGCTAGACGAATTGTATTGTATGCCAAAAAAGACGATACGGCTGTTGCTGGAAAAGAATATGGATTCATCAAATTTGGATCTCGTGTAGATTTGTTCTTGCCCTTAGACACCGAATTGCATGTGAAATTGGGTGACATTACCAAAGGTGGCGTACAAACAATTGCGACCCTTCGATAAAAATCCCACAATTCATATACTTTCTAAACAAAGGTTTCGCTAAATTTGCAATTAATCATAATATCCAGAAAAATATAATAACATGAAAAAAATAGTTTTCTTAGCTTCTTTTATGGTTTTGGCCATTTCTTGTAATAAAAAACCAGGAGGTAACCATGCAATTCTTCCGGTTACGCATCCACCAGTAGAGGTACCTTCGCACGAAGATCACCCGGTAACGCATAAAGAAGCAACTACAGAAGAAGCCCCAAAGAAAGATAGTGTGGAAGCTACAGCAACAGAAACTGTAGAAAAGAAAGACACTGTAGAGGCTAAAAAATAATCTACTCGCGAAGGTAAATTTCGTTTTCTCCGATCAGATAACGATCCGTTGCAATGTAGAAATGCAATGTAGATGAACTGAATTTCTCTAAATACATAATAATTTCTTGATAAGAAAACAACCGTGTATCGAATACATAATGTCCCTGATTTTTTAAATCTTGTGACTGAAAGTTTTTCGGCAAGAAATTCAGTTCATTCACAGCTATTTTCGCCGCTATTTTCTTTTTTACTTCCTTTTTCATCCCGAAAATAGCAATCCTATATTTTACCCAAACTCCTATCTTGAGGAAAGTTTTAGAAAAAATATTCGTATAATATTTATCAATAAAAAGATTCATCGCCTGAAAGAATATTCGATAATATTGGGCATCCTTTCTTGTGCTTTCTCCTTTATAATGAATCGCGACAGTATCACCTTTGTAATAGTTTTCGTAGCCTAAACGCTCGATTGAATAGCTAAGATCAATATCTTCTCCGTACATAAAATATCGCTCATCAAACCCCTTGGCTTCGAGGTAAGTCGATCGTGATAAAAACATAAAAGCACCTACCAAAACGGTTGTTTTCCCAACATCATCAGCTCTTAATTGCACATTATAATAAGATGATTTTTTTGCAAAATTTAAATTCGGAAAAAACTTTACCAAGGCATTGAACGGAGTGGGTAAATTCCTTTTGCTTTCTGGATGAAATCGTCCGTGTGCATCGATTAGCTTCACACCAAGTGCGCCGATATTTTTTGTTTTTTGGTAGAATGGTATAATTTGATCGAATAGATTTTCTGGGATAATTGTATCCGGATTCAAAATCAAAACATAGTGACCTTTTGCTTTTTCTACGCCAAAATTATTGGCTTTGGCAAAACCCAAATTTTCTTGTAATGGATAAAATTTCACTCCAGGAAAAAAGATTCGTAGGCTCTCTACCACTTTTTCTGGCGAATGATTATCAATTACCAAAATTTCACCCTTTCGTCCTGCCAAAGCTTTCTGGCAGGATTGTAAACATTGGTCTAAAAATGGAGTAGCATTGTAACTAACAATCACAATCGAGATTTCCATTACTTATAATTTGGTTTCTGAATAGGGAATTCTATTTTCGATAGAACGAATCAGCGTTGCTTCATCGGCATACTCCAACTCATCTCCTACCCCAATTCCTCTTGCTATTGTAGTGTAAAATAAAGGAAAATCTTTTAACTGTTTGAATAAATAAAAAACAGTTGTATCTCCTTCCATCGTAGAACTTAAGGCAAAAATAATCTCTTTGGTCGATTCTTCAGCCGCTCTTTTTACCAGTGAATCGATTTTTAGCTGAGAAGGCCCAATTCCTTCCATAGGAGAAATACGCCCTCCCAAAACATGGTAAACTCCTCGATATTGACCCGTATTTTCGATCGCCATCACATCTCGCACATCTTCTACCACACAAATGATACTATGATCGCGCAAAGGATTGCTACAAATTTCGCAAATTGGTGTATCCGATAACGTATGACAAGTTTCGCAATATTGTATATCCTCAACCAAATGTGTGAGCGCTTCTGCCAATCGAAGTGTCTGTGTATGTGGCCTGTTGAGCATATGCAAGACCAGGCGCAAAGCAGTTCTTTTACCAATACCAGGCAGTTGAGACATCTCATTAACCGCTCGCTCTAAAACTTTACTGGGATAATTGCTCATCTTGATGTTTACTTGTGCCAAAAATACTAAATTTGGGCATATTTCTATAGCTAATGAATACAACATTTATCCTTATCTGTGTAATTGTCTATTTTTTGGGACTTTTAGTAATTTCCTATTACACAAGTCGAAACTCTGATAATCAGTCGTTTTTCATCG from Weeksella virosa DSM 16922 encodes:
- a CDS encoding glycosyltransferase family 2 protein, whose amino-acid sequence is MEISIVIVSYNATPFLDQCLQSCQKALAGRKGEILVIDNHSPEKVVESLRIFFPGVKFYPLQENLGFAKANNFGVEKAKGHYVLILNPDTIIPENLFDQIIPFYQKTKNIGALGVKLIDAHGRFHPESKRNLPTPFNALVKFFPNLNFAKKSSYYNVQLRADDVGKTTVLVGAFMFLSRSTYLEAKGFDERYFMYGEDIDLSYSIERLGYENYYKGDTVAIHYKGESTRKDAQYYRIFFQAMNLFIDKYYTNIFSKTFLKIGVWVKYRIAIFGMKKEVKKKIAAKIAVNELNFLPKNFQSQDLKNQGHYVFDTRLFSYQEIIMYLEKFSSSTLHFYIATDRYLIGENEIYLRE
- a CDS encoding biotin--[acetyl-CoA-carboxylase] ligase — encoded protein: MSYELHIFDTLPSTNSYLLDLTKKNAKDWVVIYAKDQTQGKGYAGSTWKTNAGENLTFSFSITTDLSYPELIFLNEWVANVLRDFLVPYLPQVWVKWPNDVIANDKKLVGVLIESFQRDQQMYTVVGVGLNVNQTRFESNHKASSLKLLTDRTYDLLALLADLMADFQARFYQIQEKNFDDIHQTYQTYLYRKDVLSTFRAADKVFLGWIRKTDSDGKLWIELENNELKSFLHKEIELLYGE
- a CDS encoding phosphatidylserine decarboxylase family protein → MKLHREGRVILSIGLLLFAILSYLFIRFIPSPFGYVMALALWVLYGFMIWFFRNPDRSHTADEKSVIAPVDGKVVVIEKVFESEFLKEECLQVSIFMSPLNVHITRYPVDGKVIYSQYHSGKFLVAYNPKSSELNERTTVVVETKDAQKILFRQVAGAVARRIVLYAKKDDTAVAGKEYGFIKFGSRVDLFLPLDTELHVKLGDITKGGVQTIATLR
- the idi gene encoding isopentenyl-diphosphate Delta-isomerase, yielding MEEMVVLVNPEDQVVGLMEKQQAHIAGLLHRAFSVFIFNKKGELMLQQRAADKYHSPGLWTNTCCSHPRENETYEEAAHRRLQEEMGFDTALTYAFNFIYKAQFDNGLTEHELDHVFIGYYDGEPTLNPEEVMDYRWITLEDLAMEMKQSPERFTAWFKIIFEQYVSYLHKKDEQ
- the rsfS gene encoding ribosome silencing factor, whose protein sequence is MIDNQYTKDLLDSIVDGISKVKGEDITILDLREIENSFCEYFVICNGNSNTQVNAIAESVERLVKTEMHERPFHVEGTQNAQWILIDYTNVIVHIFQKDVREYYDIESLWGDAVETRIEL
- the recR gene encoding recombination mediator RecR, yielding MSNYPSKVLERAVNEMSQLPGIGKRTALRLVLHMLNRPHTQTLRLAEALTHLVEDIQYCETCHTLSDTPICEICSNPLRDHSIICVVEDVRDVMAIENTGQYRGVYHVLGGRISPMEGIGPSQLKIDSLVKRAAEESTKEIIFALSSTMEGDTTVFYLFKQLKDFPLFYTTIARGIGVGDELEYADEATLIRSIENRIPYSETKL
- the ftsH gene encoding ATP-dependent zinc metalloprotease FtsH, which gives rise to MKNKNTKPSGGFNPMWIYGVIGLILIGFFFYTPNSLGASSKSIDHNTFFKYLKEGYIEQVDLGLDDNSVKVYLSKEALESENFKQLKKSQDNNLSLMGKSPDFIFNVADPGNFEKEFNTTLSENPTLKTKLKTIVPNALSGTIFTIVLWVGLLGLMYYFLFRRMGGGAGGGGQIFNIGKSKAKLFDENDQVKTTFKDVAGLEGAKEEIEEIVDFLKNPTKFTKLGGKIPKGALLVGPPGTGKTLLAKAVAGEAKVPFFSLSGSDFVEMFVGVGASRVRDLFANAKAKSPSIIFIDEIDAIGRARGKNNFTGSNDERENTLNQLLTEMDGFGTESNVIVIAATNRADILDKALMRPGRFDRIIHVDLPELNEREAIFRVHLRPLKLGEDVDVKFLAKQTPGFSGADIFNVCNEAALVAARKGKDVVEKQDFLDAVDRIIGGLEKKSKVIKPSEKKRIAYHEAGHATIGWLVEHAAPLVKVTIVPRGRSLGAAWYLPEERQITTTEQLLDEICMTMGGRAAEEVIFGNISTGALSDLEKVTKQASAMVSIYGLNEKIGNISYYDSSGQNEYGFSKPYSEETAKLIDKEVSNIIETQYERAKQILRVNKEKLDELAEKLIEKEVIFREDLEAIFGERPFGETDTIIEKTKEERKKEEEESKEDSQSREEKIAE
- a CDS encoding phosphatidate cytidylyltransferase, producing the protein MKNFFPRLISGIVYAAIIVVGTTWHPYSLIALMGLFCILCLIEYCKITQLKDRLYQGMILIGFGIVFFLFARDFLSASNTLYETDTFPFFLNTMAFAGPVLFLFSILLFFFSPQELNNDFSKATIGITYLVVPFALSLTLPSFGLSLGKTTMHYEVLFVFILLWISDSMAYIVGSLLGKHPMAPKISQAKSWEGFAGGFVSTILAGYFIAQWSPVPLQGNWLIVGVIVAIAAPLGDLTESKLKRTFQVKDSGNMIPGHGGFLDRLDSYIFVLPIIYTYLLLINTL